GCCTGAAGCGTTTGAAAACGGATTTTATTGATGTGCTTTATCTGCATATATGGGATAATATTACACCGGTTGACGAGGTGCTGCGCGGGTTGGATGATCTGATCAGGCAAGGAAAGGTTAACTACGCAGCCATAAGCGATACCCCGGCCTGGGTAGTTGCCAAAGGAAATACCCTGGCTGAACTGATGGGCTGGAGCCAGTTCATCGCATTGCAAATTGAGTATAGCCTGTTACAGCGCACCCCGGAGCGCGAGCTCACTCCAATGGCTGCCCATTTCGGGATGACTGTTACGCCATGGGCTCCCCTGGCCGGTGGTGCTCTTACCGGCAAATACCTGCGCGGCGAGCAAGGCCGCATAAAACCGGAAAGCAAACGCCTCGACGAAAATAGTGTGCGTATCACCAAAAAAGTAATTGAAATAGCCAACGAATTAGGTGTATCACCCGGCAATGTAGCCTTACAGTGGACACGCCAGCAAGGGTTTTCATCTATCCCGATTGTAGGTGCTACCAAGGTTGAGCAGTTGCAGGAGAATTTGAAGGTGACCGACCTTATACTATCCGATGCGCATTTGAAAGCGCTTGATGAAGTAAGCGCCGTGCCGCTTGGATTCCCGGGCGACTTTTTTAACGAAGAGGCTGTAAAGGTTAACTCCTTCGGCGGATTTTATGATCGGGTTGAAAAAAGGTGATAAGTATGCGCTGCGGTAAACTGTAAAATAAGGTAACAGCAAGTTAATAAAATGTCAGTAAACTATTTTTTGAAAAAATAAGCCGCTGAAATTCATCGGCTTAAGGCTAATTTAATATGTTAGCATATTATTTCGCATTTAGGTGCGTTATAGTGATATGTAAGTTCAATTCTTACATATGTGATAAGGTTTAGGTTGAGAGTCCCCGGGCAGCGAGTGCAAGGGGGCTCTTATTTTTTTGGTATACTTGAAACCTTATTTTTACCTTGATAGCAATGACTGATCTGAAAGCTAAACTGCATTCGCTTTGTTTAAATTACGTACAGCAAAAAATTGATAATGCCGGCGAGGCCATCGCCGAAGCGCAGCAAGCCGCGAATAATGAAACCAAAAGCAGTGCGGGAGATAAGTATGAAACCGGCCGTGCTATGGCGCAGCAGGAAGCCGACCGAAACATGGCCCAGCTTAACGAGGCCAACAAACTCAAAGTAGTTCTAAATCATATTGCTGTTACACCAAACTCAACCGGCGTAGCTGATGCCGGCAGCATTGTAACTACGGATAACGGAAATTTTTATATTGCCATAAGTGCGGGCGTTTTGCAGGTTGATGATGGCAGCAGTTATATAGCCGTTTCTGCAGCATCGCCCATAGGCACCCAATTAAAAGGCAAGCGCGAAAGCGATGAGTTCATCCTTAACGGTAAAAAATACCGGTTAACGGGAGTTTATTGATCGGCCTTATATTTTGGTAGATATACCGTTACTTCGGTGCCAACCCCTGGTTCGCTGTGTATGGTTAAGCGGCCTTTATTAACTTCGGTAAATTGTTTAATCAGTAACAACCCGATACCGGCGCCTTGCTCATGGTTAGTGCCGTAATTGCTGATGCTTTTGCCTACTACTTTAAAAAGCTTTCCCATTTTTTCGAGGCTGATGCCTACGCCGGTATCTTTAATGTGGATGGCCTGATAGTCGGCATCATCACTATAATAAATACTTACTGTGCCGCCCTGAGATGTAAACTTAATGGCGTTGCCTAAAAGGTTCTGGATGATTATCTTTAAATGGTCGGCATCAGCAAATACAGGTTTGGCCGCATCATATTCATGTATCAGCGCCACCTTTTTGCTGTTTGCCAGGTACGCCGAAACCCCGGTAATTTCCGTTATGATTTTTGTAGCATCAAGGTCGGCAGGCTGCGTATTATTACCCTCAAGCTGACTGTTTGCCCATAATAGCAGATTATTTACCATGGCCGATATTTGCCCTACCTGTTTGTAAAAATTTTCTAAAATAAAATCACGTTCGTTATCCGTCAGGTCATCATTACGAATAAGTTCAATGGTCTGCATTATAGATGCGAAAGGGCCGCGCAGATCATGGCTAATTACCGAGAACAATTGGTTTTTGATATGGTTCAGCGCGTCCAGCTTCTCGTTTTGTATACTGATCTCCTCTTTTTGACTGGCAATGGATTTGTTGCGGCGTTCGAGCTTGGTATTGAGGTTGGTTTTTTGGATGTTGCTGCGGCTCATAATAAACGCGAAAATGCTTATGCACACCGCTATTACGCCAATGGCTACCATCAGCAGCAAGTTAAAACGTGTTTTTTGCTGCTCTACCTCGTTCTGTTTTTCAAGCGTAAGATTTTCCGTTCGCTGCTGCTGCAGGTGCAGGTAATTGATGTTCCGTTCTTTCGAGTCGTTTAGCAGGCTGTCGTTGTACGCCGTCATCAGCGCGGTGTATTTATAAGCCCGCTCAAAATTACCGGTAGCAGCGTAAGCCTTACCCAATATTTTAAGCGCACGCACCTGATCCCATAAACTGTTTACCTGGCTGGCCAGTTTAAAACTGGTTAAAGCGTTCTGTACCGCTTGCTGATATTTTTTTAATTCATACTGGGCCTGCGCCATCCCCGAGTAGGCAAACGCGTTCTCCCATTTATCCTGGTACCGGCCGCGCAATACTTTGTTATGGTATACAATGGCGGTATCGTACTGCTTAAAATGATAATAGGTTTCGCCCATGCGGTTATAGCTCATGGCCACAATCTGCAGGTCTTTTGTAGCTATACCCATTGCGCGCGCCTGTTTAAGATACTGAAATGCCCTGGCAGAGTCACGTAGCTCATCATAGCTCAAACCAATATCAAACAACATGCGGCTTATTTTAAATTGATTGCCGAGTTGCCGGTAAATAGCAAGCGCTTTTAAAAATTCGCGGATGGCGTCCTTGAATTCGTCCTGGCCAAGGTATATCAACCCCCGTAGCTGATGGGCGTCACCAATACCTTTTTTATAGTTTATGCGACTGCTGATATCCAGGAGCTTGGTAACTGCCTCTAATGATAGGAAATAGGAACCCTTAACATAGTAAGTGCCGCCTATACTTGCCCATGCGTTTGCCTCGCCCAAATCATACTTTGTATTTTGCGCAACCTTAAGGGCTTCTTTGGAGTACATCAGCGCGGTATCGGTATTCTCGGTACGCAGGGCTAATGACAGGGATGTTAACAGATTGATGTTTGCCGTATCGCTGTAAAAATTCTTTTTGACCTTAGCTTTCTGGTATTGCTGCCGCAAGCTATCTGCCTGCCCGGAAAATCCCTGTTGGCTAAAAACGGTAAGTAATAAAATAAGCAGGGAGTATCCTTTTTTCATGCAATAGGTTACAGCGGTACGCCAAATGTTGCAATAACTGCTTAAAAAATCAAATAATTATGTTTTTAGCCACAAAACAGCAAAGGCGGCTTGTGTGGAAGCCGCCCTGCATGAGGAGTTGGTATGAGATCAGTTATTTTTTGAATATCACTTTTGCCGATACATTGTAAAAGCGTGTGCTGTCGGAATCAGGTTCGTAGCGGGTAGCAAATTTGATGGTTTGTGTTTTACCTTCAAGCGCTTCCTGCTGGGTAATAGCTTGCTCGGCAGTATCGAACTCCTTGTAAAATGTAAACTTGCGTGCAAATTTCACATTAACAACCGTTTTGCCGCCTATTGTAGTATCGGCAACTGTTTTTTCAAACTGGTTAAGGTTGTATGATTTCCAGTTTTTCACAGTAGTTCCCCATTGCGTTACGGTGATATAATCCAGGCCCTGCAATGCAGTACCGGTATAATCTTCGGTAAACATAATGTACCACGATTTACTGTAACGCTCCTTGTTGATAAGCAACTGAACCTGCTCATTAAAAACAAGGTTAAGTTTGCTGCCCTCAACACTGGTTTTAATTACCTGTGCCGCTGGTTGGTTAATAACCGGCGTAATGGTTAATGCTGCCAGGAGTTTCTTATCATCTTCAGTAGCCGGTTTGGTAACTGTTTGCTCATTTGGTATGGTCGACTCAGGCAAAACATCATTGAGTTTTTTGCAGCTTGCAAAAGCAATGATTATTATGGCGCTTAGTAATATTCGTTTCATACCACAGATTATCCAAAGATAAGTCCAATGCCAAAAAAACGCGTAAATTAACCATAGCGGAAATGGTAGTTATTAAAATCGTTATTTTTAATATTTGAGAAAATATATTGCTTTTTATTTCCTTAAAATAGAAATTATATCATTTTATATAACCAATGCGAAATGTTTTAGATGAATTGTGAAAAAAATGTACAACAATATGTTTTAAAAAAGGCGTAACCTTTATTTATGGTTTTCGTATGGTGAAATTGTTTTAACAAAAAACGGGTAAATATTTCTCCGATGTGGAATTTGCTGGGGAAATATTTGCCCGTTATTCCTTTTGCCACAATTTACATATATTGGCAGTACCAATTTTGCCAAATGATTAAAAGAATTTTCCTTCCGCTTGCTCTCCTTTTTTTCACCACTACGCTTTTTGCTAAGGTTGAGCTCCCTGCATGTTTTACTGATGATATGGTTTTGCAGCAAAAAACGCTGGTAAACCTTTGGGGCAAAGCCACGCCCGGCGCTAATGTTATTATCGGTACTTCATGGAACAAAAAAGAATATACTGCCAGGGCGGATGCTTCCGGAAAATGGCAGGTAAAGGTAACCACACCGTCTTATGGCGGGCCATATAATGTTACGTTTAACGATGGCGAAAAGCTTCAGCTAAATAATGTATTGATAGGAGAGGTGTGGGTTTGTTCAGGCCAATCAAACATGGAGATGACACCCACAGCCATGTACGGTGACGTATTAAATTATGAGCAGGAAAGAGCGAAAGCTGATTATCCGCAGATCCGTATGCTAAAGATAGAGAACATCACCCGGATCGAGCCTCAAACAGAAGTTAAAACCCGCGGCAATTGGCAAATATGCTCTCCGCAGACATTCCTTAAATTTTCGGCTGTGGCTTATTTTTTCGCCCGCGATATCTATCAGCATACCCACATTCCGATAGGCATAATTAATACCACCTGGGGTGGCACTATTGCCGAGGCCTGGACAAGTGGCGACGCGCTTAAAACAATGCCTGCCTTCGCTCCAGCAGTAACCGCGATGGAAAACAGTCCGGCAGAACAGGAAGTTTTGGCTCATTACAATGCGGAACTTAAAGCCTGGCTGGCGCTGATTGATAAAAAAGATCCCTCATACACAAACGGAAAATTGCCCTGGACAGGGAGCCGCTTTGACGATGACCAGTGGAAGACGATAAAAGTACCCGGCTACTGGGAAAAGAACGGCATGCCGAATTTTGACGGCATAGTAGGGTTTCGTAAAATGATTAACGTACCTGCTGCATGGGCCGGTAAAGAACTGGTAATAAACCTGGGCACTATTGATGATATGGATGTTACCTGGTTTAACGGCGTTGAGGTTGGGCATAATGAACTTTACAATGCAGGCCGGGTGTACACCATTCCGGGCAAGCTGGTTAAAGTGGGCGAAAACTTAGTTGCCGTAAGAGTATTTGATACCGGCGGCGATGGCGGTATCAATGCTGCCGAAGTTACCCTGGCTCCGGTGGGTAAACCAGCCGAAGCCCTTAATTTAGGTGGCGAATGGAAGTATAACATCATCAATAAATTGAGCGATATGCCGCCAATGCCTTACCGTGCCGATGGGCCAAACCGCCCTACGGTATTGTATAACGCTATGGTAAACCCGATTATTAATTACACCATAAAAGGCGCCATATGGTACCAGGGTGAAAGTAATGCCGACCGGGCTTACCAGTACCGCACGCTGTTTCCGTTGCTGATTAATAACTGGCGCGGTAAATGGGGGCAGGGCAAC
This genomic interval from Mucilaginibacter defluvii contains the following:
- a CDS encoding aldo/keto reductase is translated as MNYKLLGRSGLKVSELCLGTMGFGTEAGWGADQQTSFAIMDTFANAGGNFIDTANIYKLGTSEKIIGEYISNHDRDYFVLATKYTLLDNRTNPNASGNNRKNMMRSVEESLKRLKTDFIDVLYLHIWDNITPVDEVLRGLDDLIRQGKVNYAAISDTPAWVVAKGNTLAELMGWSQFIALQIEYSLLQRTPERELTPMAAHFGMTVTPWAPLAGGALTGKYLRGEQGRIKPESKRLDENSVRITKKVIEIANELGVSPGNVALQWTRQQGFSSIPIVGATKVEQLQENLKVTDLILSDAHLKALDEVSAVPLGFPGDFFNEEAVKVNSFGGFYDRVEKR
- a CDS encoding 3-oxoacyl-ACP synthase, with the protein product MTDLKAKLHSLCLNYVQQKIDNAGEAIAEAQQAANNETKSSAGDKYETGRAMAQQEADRNMAQLNEANKLKVVLNHIAVTPNSTGVADAGSIVTTDNGNFYIAISAGVLQVDDGSSYIAVSAASPIGTQLKGKRESDEFILNGKKYRLTGVY
- a CDS encoding tetratricopeptide repeat-containing sensor histidine kinase — its product is MKKGYSLLILLLTVFSQQGFSGQADSLRQQYQKAKVKKNFYSDTANINLLTSLSLALRTENTDTALMYSKEALKVAQNTKYDLGEANAWASIGGTYYVKGSYFLSLEAVTKLLDISSRINYKKGIGDAHQLRGLIYLGQDEFKDAIREFLKALAIYRQLGNQFKISRMLFDIGLSYDELRDSARAFQYLKQARAMGIATKDLQIVAMSYNRMGETYYHFKQYDTAIVYHNKVLRGRYQDKWENAFAYSGMAQAQYELKKYQQAVQNALTSFKLASQVNSLWDQVRALKILGKAYAATGNFERAYKYTALMTAYNDSLLNDSKERNINYLHLQQQRTENLTLEKQNEVEQQKTRFNLLLMVAIGVIAVCISIFAFIMSRSNIQKTNLNTKLERRNKSIASQKEEISIQNEKLDALNHIKNQLFSVISHDLRGPFASIMQTIELIRNDDLTDNERDFILENFYKQVGQISAMVNNLLLWANSQLEGNNTQPADLDATKIITEITGVSAYLANSKKVALIHEYDAAKPVFADADHLKIIIQNLLGNAIKFTSQGGTVSIYYSDDADYQAIHIKDTGVGISLEKMGKLFKVVGKSISNYGTNHEQGAGIGLLLIKQFTEVNKGRLTIHSEPGVGTEVTVYLPKYKADQ
- a CDS encoding sialate O-acetylesterase; protein product: MIKRIFLPLALLFFTTTLFAKVELPACFTDDMVLQQKTLVNLWGKATPGANVIIGTSWNKKEYTARADASGKWQVKVTTPSYGGPYNVTFNDGEKLQLNNVLIGEVWVCSGQSNMEMTPTAMYGDVLNYEQERAKADYPQIRMLKIENITRIEPQTEVKTRGNWQICSPQTFLKFSAVAYFFARDIYQHTHIPIGIINTTWGGTIAEAWTSGDALKTMPAFAPAVTAMENSPAEQEVLAHYNAELKAWLALIDKKDPSYTNGKLPWTGSRFDDDQWKTIKVPGYWEKNGMPNFDGIVGFRKMINVPAAWAGKELVINLGTIDDMDVTWFNGVEVGHNELYNAGRVYTIPGKLVKVGENLVAVRVFDTGGDGGINAAEVTLAPVGKPAEALNLGGEWKYNIINKLSDMPPMPYRADGPNRPTVLYNAMVNPIINYTIKGAIWYQGESNADRAYQYRTLFPLLINNWRGKWGQGNFPFYFVQLAAFMPKDKMPVESAWAELREAQLMTLKQPNTGMAVTIDIGDAANIHPANKQEVGRRLALIARAKNYGEKVTYSGPVYSSAKVKGNAMELTFSNATGLKAKGDKPTGFAIAGADKKFYWADARIEGNKVIVSSADVAAPVAVRYGWANNPDCNLYNADDLPASPFRTDDWQGITFGKK